The Myxococcota bacterium genome has a segment encoding these proteins:
- a CDS encoding ADP-ribosylation factor-like protein: MAEATMNARILYWGIAGAGKTTNLETIRAKLRADHRGELRREPTRLDPTVTYETLPIQLGEVGGVPMCIEVVAVPDGDEQAPTRKQLLDEVSGVVLVVDSTPSRMQQNVESRDELAAALESYGRSLAELPVLVQYNKRDLADDTHIERLHRRIALPSAAVFEAVATEGTGVLQTLTTISKRVVRGLRDRPAAASEPAPAPESTEGTADAAPAHEAAHAPAEPAPVGRPAPVYDPDALLRRARPEAPALSTTELLEQAIEAEAIAADAGAAAHDALDLETHRAFDRPYDALASEPKPPSGFALGADLRIVSVGSAARAGERAVRIPLVLGDASGATASLALTIQLDPLLDGGDE; the protein is encoded by the coding sequence ATGGCGGAGGCCACGATGAACGCGCGCATCCTCTACTGGGGAATCGCGGGCGCCGGCAAGACGACGAACCTCGAGACGATCCGCGCGAAGCTGCGCGCCGACCACCGCGGCGAGCTGCGCCGCGAGCCGACGCGCCTCGACCCGACGGTCACCTACGAGACGCTCCCCATCCAGCTCGGCGAGGTCGGCGGCGTTCCGATGTGCATCGAGGTCGTCGCCGTTCCCGACGGCGACGAACAGGCGCCGACGCGCAAGCAGCTGCTCGACGAGGTGAGCGGCGTCGTGCTCGTCGTCGACTCGACGCCGTCGCGCATGCAGCAGAACGTCGAGTCCCGCGACGAGCTCGCCGCCGCGCTCGAGAGCTACGGCCGCTCGCTCGCCGAGCTCCCCGTGCTCGTCCAGTACAACAAGCGCGACCTCGCCGACGACACGCACATCGAGCGCCTGCACCGCCGTATCGCGCTGCCGTCGGCCGCCGTGTTCGAGGCGGTCGCGACCGAGGGAACGGGCGTCCTGCAGACACTCACCACCATCAGCAAGCGCGTCGTGCGCGGCCTTCGCGACCGTCCCGCGGCCGCGAGCGAGCCCGCGCCCGCGCCGGAATCGACCGAGGGAACGGCCGACGCCGCGCCCGCGCACGAGGCCGCGCACGCCCCCGCGGAGCCGGCTCCGGTCGGCCGCCCGGCCCCCGTCTACGACCCCGATGCGCTGCTTCGCCGCGCGCGCCCCGAGGCGCCGGCGCTGTCGACGACCGAGCTCCTCGAGCAGGCGATCGAGGCCGAGGCGATCGCCGCCGACGCGGGCGCCGCGGCGCACGACGCGCTCGACCTCGAGACGCACCGCGCCTTCGACCGCCCGTACGACGCGCTCGCGAGCGAGCCGAAGCCGCCGAGCGGCTTCGCGCTCGGCGCCGACCTGCGCATCGTGTCCGTCGGCAGCGCCGCACGCGCGGGCGAGCGCGCGGTGCGCATTCCGCTCGTGCTCGGCGACGCGAGCGGCGCGACCGCGAGCCTCGCTCTCACGATCCAGCTCGATCCGCTGCTGGACGGCGGCGACGAGTGA
- the fusA gene encoding elongation factor G: MEPTTTRNFALIGHASDGKTTLGEALLHRAGATPKPGSVDQGTSVLNTLPEERDGHAHTITSHVFSFDLDGGRVTLVDTPGHPNFQPDGRIALQALDAAVVVVSAVDGAKVGTHKMLGALDGRAAIAFVNAMDHERADFDAAIASLAAGTDRRVVALGAPIGAGAALEGVVELVAQRSFSGGAPEDVPADAAEEAETRRLELVEAVAETDDALLEHYLENGELADDELRRGLVAGVRSGALLPVIGGSAATGAGVDVLLAAILELLPSAADRGPWAAVDAESGRDTPVAPEASAPLAAIVFKTLIDRYAGTLSVFRIVSGTVRSDSTVLDATTGEKVRIGKLFRLQGDQHVDANEAGPGEIVAVAKVKGIHTGDVLTAEKGGVRLPSPTIPQGVLSYAISAKSQGDEDKVYASLGRLVEEDPTLQLGREASTGEFLLTGMGELHIRTTVHKLARMFDCEVDLATPKVPYRETILGRAENVEGKLKKQSGGKGMFGVCYLSIEPNARGAGIEFLDEIVGGAIPRNLIPAVEKGIHEAADAGPLAGYPVVDVKVHCIDGKHHSVDSNEMAFKLAGSFGFKAALEQARPALLEPIMSAEIVVPDESVGDIMGDISSRRGRVQSTEAIGASTVVRAQIPMAEMLEYASALTSLTGGKGDFHMDFSHYDPCPKEVQEKVIAKAQAAARTDD, from the coding sequence ATGGAGCCGACGACGACGCGCAACTTCGCCCTGATCGGACACGCCTCGGACGGCAAGACGACTCTCGGCGAGGCCCTCCTCCACCGCGCGGGTGCGACGCCGAAGCCCGGCAGCGTCGACCAGGGAACGTCGGTCCTCAACACCCTGCCCGAGGAACGCGACGGGCACGCGCACACGATCACCTCGCACGTCTTCAGCTTCGACCTCGACGGCGGGCGCGTCACGCTCGTCGACACGCCCGGTCACCCGAACTTCCAGCCCGACGGTCGCATCGCGCTGCAGGCGCTCGATGCCGCCGTCGTCGTGGTGAGCGCCGTCGACGGCGCGAAGGTCGGGACGCACAAGATGCTCGGCGCGCTCGACGGGCGCGCGGCGATCGCATTCGTCAACGCGATGGACCACGAGCGCGCGGACTTCGACGCGGCCATCGCCTCGCTCGCGGCGGGCACCGACCGGCGCGTCGTCGCGCTCGGCGCACCGATCGGCGCGGGCGCCGCGCTCGAGGGAGTCGTCGAGCTCGTCGCGCAGCGGTCCTTCTCGGGCGGCGCGCCGGAGGACGTCCCGGCCGACGCCGCCGAAGAGGCCGAGACGCGACGCCTCGAACTCGTCGAGGCCGTCGCCGAGACGGACGACGCGCTGCTCGAGCACTATCTCGAGAACGGCGAGCTCGCCGACGACGAGCTGCGACGCGGGCTGGTCGCGGGCGTGCGCAGCGGCGCGCTCCTCCCGGTGATCGGCGGGAGCGCGGCGACGGGCGCGGGCGTCGACGTCCTGCTCGCGGCGATCCTCGAGCTCCTGCCGTCCGCGGCCGACCGCGGGCCGTGGGCGGCCGTCGATGCCGAGAGCGGCCGCGACACCCCGGTCGCGCCCGAGGCCTCGGCCCCCCTCGCCGCGATCGTCTTCAAGACGCTGATCGACCGCTACGCGGGCACGCTCTCGGTCTTCCGCATCGTCTCCGGCACGGTCCGGTCCGACTCCACCGTGCTCGACGCGACGACCGGCGAGAAGGTCCGCATCGGCAAGCTCTTCCGTCTGCAGGGCGACCAGCACGTCGATGCGAACGAGGCCGGCCCGGGAGAGATCGTCGCCGTCGCGAAGGTGAAGGGCATCCACACGGGCGACGTGTTGACGGCCGAGAAGGGCGGCGTGCGACTCCCCTCCCCGACCATTCCGCAAGGCGTGCTTTCGTATGCCATCTCCGCGAAATCACAGGGGGACGAGGATAAAGTCTACGCCTCGCTCGGCCGACTCGTGGAGGAGGATCCGACGCTCCAGCTCGGGCGCGAAGCCTCCACGGGCGAGTTCCTCCTGACCGGCATGGGCGAGCTCCACATCCGCACCACCGTCCACAAGCTCGCGCGGATGTTCGACTGCGAAGTCGACCTCGCGACGCCCAAGGTTCCGTATCGCGAGACGATCCTCGGAAGGGCCGAGAACGTCGAAGGCAAGCTCAAGAAGCAGTCCGGCGGCAAGGGCATGTTTGGCGTCTGCTACCTGAGCATCGAGCCCAACGCGCGGGGGGCCGGCATCGAGTTCCTCGACGAGATCGTGGGGGGCGCGATCCCGCGCAATCTGATCCCCGCCGTCGAGAAGGGCATCCACGAGGCCGCCGACGCCGGCCCGCTCGCCGGCTATCCGGTCGTCGACGTCAAGGTCCACTGCATCGACGGCAAGCACCACTCGGTCGACAGCAACGAGATGGCCTTCAAGCTGGCCGGGTCGTTCGGCTTCAAGGCGGCGCTCGAGCAGGCGCGACCCGCGCTGCTCGAGCCGATCATGAGCGCGGAGATCGTGGTTCCGGACGAGAGCGTCGGCGACATCATGGGCGACATCTCGAGCCGACGCGGCCGTGTGCAGTCGACCGAGGCGATCGGCGCGAGCACCGTCGTCCGCGCCCAGATTCCGATGGCCGAGATGCTCGAGTACGCGAGCGCCCTCACGAGCCTCACGGGCGGCAAGGGCGACTTCCACATGGACTTCTCCCACTACGACCCGTGTCCGAAGGAAGTGCAGGAGAAGGTGATCGCGAAGGCGCAGGCCGCGGCGCGGACCGACGACTGA
- a CDS encoding type III pantothenate kinase — translation MSDPVLLVIDIGNTNVSLGVFDYRRGGAPAELSHHWRVSTHREQTSDELGVMLRALFTQDGLATEDVTDVIMSSVVPPLQPIWERVSTKLFDRPPLTVGPGIRTGMPVRYENPHEVGADRIVNAVAAFDLFHSATIAVDFGTATTFDCVSRNGEYLGGAIFPGIHISMEALFERASKLHRVEIVRPRSVIGKTTTAALQSGLLYGYAGLVDSMVERIKPELGDDVRVVATGGLAGRISTEARTIERVEPFLTLQGLRLLFEKNRPEGSRKER, via the coding sequence GTGAGCGACCCCGTCCTGCTCGTGATCGACATCGGCAACACGAACGTGTCGCTCGGCGTCTTCGACTACCGCCGCGGCGGCGCGCCCGCCGAGCTCTCCCATCACTGGCGCGTGAGCACGCACCGCGAGCAGACCTCGGACGAGCTCGGCGTGATGCTCCGCGCGCTCTTCACGCAGGACGGCCTCGCGACCGAGGACGTGACCGACGTGATCATGTCGAGCGTCGTGCCGCCGCTGCAGCCGATCTGGGAGCGCGTCTCGACCAAGCTCTTCGACCGGCCTCCGCTCACCGTCGGGCCGGGGATCCGCACCGGGATGCCCGTCCGCTACGAGAACCCCCACGAGGTCGGGGCCGATCGCATCGTGAACGCGGTCGCGGCCTTCGATCTCTTCCACAGCGCCACGATCGCCGTCGACTTCGGCACCGCGACGACGTTCGACTGCGTCTCGCGCAACGGCGAGTACCTGGGCGGCGCGATCTTCCCGGGCATCCACATCTCGATGGAGGCGCTCTTCGAGCGCGCGTCCAAGCTGCATCGCGTCGAGATCGTCCGGCCGCGCAGCGTGATCGGGAAGACGACGACCGCCGCGCTGCAGTCGGGCCTGCTCTACGGCTACGCGGGGCTCGTCGACTCGATGGTCGAGCGCATCAAGCCCGAGCTCGGCGACGACGTGCGCGTCGTCGCGACGGGCGGGCTCGCGGGCCGCATCTCGACCGAGGCGCGCACGATCGAGCGCGTCGAGCCCTTCCTCACGCTGCAGGGCCTGCGCCTGCTGTTCGAGAAGAACCGACCCGAGGGATCCCGCAAAGAGAGGTGA
- a CDS encoding biotin--[acetyl-CoA-carboxylase] ligase — MNAGAARVLALLRGASGAASGEALSAELGVSRAQVWKHIESLRRLGYDVEGEPGGGYRLRAAPDRLYGEEILCGLDTRWLAREIEHFEEIDSTNRVATERAAAGAAAGYTVVAEAQTAGRGRLGRRFFSPPHANLYTSIVLRPRLELAQAPTLIPTAAIAVADAIAAELGRRDDVEIKWPNDVLVGGLKTSGILMELQAEATRIGHAILGIGVNLNVDRADFPDEFRSLATSLRSFTGRRIDRIGFARRLYSILEAVLDEHARDGFPPLRARYEAYFAMAGRRVRVLDARPDGAGDAQSGVVVGIDDEGALWIKTEDGGRTRVIAGDVTLAKESDAS; from the coding sequence GTGAACGCAGGGGCTGCGCGCGTACTCGCCCTGCTGCGCGGCGCATCCGGCGCCGCCTCGGGCGAAGCGCTCTCGGCGGAGCTCGGCGTCTCGCGCGCCCAGGTCTGGAAGCACATCGAATCGCTGCGGCGCCTCGGCTACGACGTGGAGGGCGAGCCGGGCGGAGGCTATCGGCTGCGGGCCGCTCCCGACCGGCTCTACGGCGAGGAGATCCTGTGCGGCCTCGACACGCGTTGGCTCGCACGCGAGATCGAGCACTTCGAGGAGATCGACTCGACGAACCGCGTCGCGACCGAGCGCGCGGCCGCCGGCGCGGCGGCGGGCTACACGGTGGTGGCCGAGGCGCAGACGGCGGGACGAGGCCGCCTCGGCCGGCGCTTCTTCTCGCCGCCGCACGCCAATCTCTACACGTCGATCGTGCTGCGCCCGCGACTCGAGCTCGCCCAGGCCCCGACGCTGATCCCGACGGCGGCGATCGCCGTCGCCGACGCGATCGCCGCGGAGCTCGGCCGCCGCGACGACGTCGAGATCAAGTGGCCCAACGACGTGCTCGTCGGCGGCCTCAAGACGAGCGGCATCCTGATGGAGCTGCAGGCCGAGGCGACGCGCATCGGCCACGCGATCCTCGGCATCGGCGTGAATCTCAACGTGGACCGCGCCGACTTCCCGGACGAGTTCCGCTCGCTTGCCACCAGCCTGCGCTCGTTCACGGGCCGTCGCATCGACCGCATCGGCTTCGCCCGACGCCTCTATAGTATTCTGGAAGCCGTGCTCGACGAGCACGCGCGCGACGGATTCCCGCCGCTTCGTGCGCGCTACGAGGCGTACTTCGCGATGGCGGGGCGCCGCGTCCGCGTGCTCGACGCGCGGCCGGACGGCGCAGGCGATGCGCAGAGCGGCGTCGTCGTCGGCATCGACGACGAGGGCGCCCTCTGGATCAAGACCGAGGACGGCGGACGTACGCGCGTGATCGCGGGCGACGTCACGCTGGCGAAGGAGAGCGACGCATCGTGA
- the nadC gene encoding carboxylating nicotinate-nucleotide diphosphorylase, producing the protein MTRSTSSGDRSAPRPALDRERWMPLLAAAIAEDVGTGDVTSEVIFDASARTQARIEARERLVVCGTAIARAAFEHLDPSVRVATCLSDGEVAEPLAPVMRIEGPVRAVLAAERTALNFLGRMCGVATHTRRHVEAVEGTRAAIVDTRKTLPGWRALDKYAVAVGGGTNHRMGLWDGVLLKDNHAAAAGSLEAAVRRALDRAPAGIPIQVEVQSHDEARVACDAGATFLLLDNLEPDAIRAIVADLGARAVLEASGGITLANVRRYAETGVHRISIGALTHSAPNADLSLEIDGDGDGARGPAA; encoded by the coding sequence GTGACCCGGTCGACGAGCTCGGGCGACCGCTCCGCCCCGCGCCCCGCTCTCGATCGCGAGCGCTGGATGCCGCTGCTCGCCGCGGCGATCGCCGAGGACGTCGGTACCGGCGACGTCACGAGCGAGGTCATCTTCGACGCGAGCGCGCGCACGCAGGCACGGATCGAGGCGCGCGAACGGCTCGTCGTCTGTGGCACCGCCATCGCGCGCGCCGCCTTCGAGCACCTCGACCCGAGCGTCCGCGTCGCGACGTGCCTCTCCGACGGCGAGGTCGCGGAGCCGCTCGCACCGGTGATGCGCATCGAGGGGCCGGTCCGCGCCGTGCTCGCCGCCGAGCGCACGGCGCTCAACTTCCTGGGTCGCATGTGCGGCGTCGCCACGCACACGCGCCGCCACGTCGAGGCGGTCGAGGGCACGCGCGCCGCCATCGTCGACACGCGCAAGACGCTCCCCGGCTGGCGTGCGCTCGACAAGTACGCGGTCGCCGTCGGCGGCGGAACCAATCACAGGATGGGCCTCTGGGACGGCGTGCTCCTGAAGGACAACCACGCCGCCGCGGCCGGCTCGCTCGAGGCCGCCGTCCGGCGCGCGCTCGATCGGGCTCCCGCCGGCATCCCGATCCAGGTCGAGGTGCAGTCGCACGACGAGGCGCGCGTCGCGTGCGACGCCGGCGCGACGTTCCTGCTGCTCGACAACCTCGAGCCCGACGCCATCCGCGCAATCGTCGCCGACCTCGGCGCGCGCGCGGTCCTCGAGGCGTCGGGCGGCATCACGCTCGCGAACGTGCGGCGCTATGCGGAGACGGGCGTGCACCGCATCTCGATCGGCGCCCTCACGCACTCCGCGCCGAACGCCGACCTCTCGCTCGAGATCGACGGCGACGGCGACGGCGCGCGCGGTCCCGCGGCGTGA
- a CDS encoding response regulator, producing MMPRTLLLADDSVVIQKLVGLSFANEDVELITADNGDDAIARAREARPDAVIADVIMPGKSGYEVCEAIKQDPQLAHVPVLLLTGTFEAFDEERAAAVGSAGHITKPFEAQALVERVKTLFAAAPPVAASAAAAAPSGSKDPLDVDEAFDFFDDDVSDLSKVAESTPSARPTTTADTDPLADPFFGDGDASIGGLPPADDLDAGLLGSDSTVALMPDDDEADDASDFSTDLVNLGEPAPPAATPSGATTTLLDDALDGDAFAFEDEPVRGAAAWTATDSPAETVIADFGDAGDPFQDADDDAGPESMSALDVSDQLEIGTASPAQPVDAARTLLADELFTTSPRGAAVDLDAALAADDALASVPIADVELDPGSSAYDLSSSDLGVLDVAGASFAGDVEPLDDDAFEAQPIEEEPLVAAAAPAASAMPQFAPELEPEAVAIVDEPEDDAAPATARASVDLTPALRERLHETLEKVAWEAFSELSEQVVKQVLERVEAIAWEVIPQMTEALIRDEIRRMKGEDESAD from the coding sequence ATGATGCCCAGGACCCTGCTGCTCGCGGACGACAGCGTCGTCATCCAGAAGCTCGTCGGCTTGAGCTTCGCCAACGAGGACGTCGAGCTCATCACGGCCGACAACGGCGACGACGCGATCGCCCGCGCGCGGGAGGCGCGCCCCGACGCCGTGATCGCCGACGTCATCATGCCGGGCAAGAGCGGCTACGAGGTCTGCGAGGCGATCAAGCAGGATCCGCAGCTCGCGCACGTTCCCGTCCTGCTGCTCACCGGAACCTTCGAGGCCTTCGACGAGGAGCGCGCCGCGGCCGTCGGGTCCGCAGGCCACATCACCAAGCCCTTCGAGGCACAGGCGCTCGTCGAGCGCGTGAAGACGCTGTTCGCGGCAGCGCCCCCCGTCGCGGCGAGCGCCGCGGCCGCGGCGCCGAGTGGCTCGAAGGATCCGCTCGACGTCGACGAGGCGTTCGACTTCTTCGACGACGACGTCTCGGACCTCTCGAAGGTCGCCGAGTCCACGCCGTCGGCGCGGCCGACGACGACCGCCGACACCGACCCGCTCGCCGATCCGTTCTTCGGCGATGGCGACGCATCGATCGGCGGGCTCCCGCCGGCGGACGACCTCGACGCGGGGCTCCTCGGGAGCGACAGCACCGTCGCCCTGATGCCCGACGACGACGAGGCGGACGACGCCTCGGACTTCTCGACCGACCTCGTGAACCTCGGCGAACCCGCGCCGCCCGCGGCGACGCCCTCCGGCGCGACCACGACGCTGCTCGACGACGCCCTCGACGGCGATGCGTTCGCGTTCGAGGACGAGCCGGTCCGCGGCGCCGCCGCGTGGACGGCGACCGATTCGCCGGCCGAGACCGTGATCGCCGACTTCGGCGATGCGGGCGATCCGTTCCAGGACGCCGACGACGACGCCGGCCCCGAGTCGATGAGCGCCCTCGACGTCAGCGACCAGCTCGAGATCGGCACCGCGTCTCCCGCGCAGCCCGTCGACGCCGCGCGAACACTGCTCGCGGACGAGCTCTTCACCACGTCGCCGCGCGGAGCCGCCGTCGACCTCGACGCCGCACTCGCCGCGGACGACGCGCTCGCGAGCGTGCCGATCGCCGACGTCGAGCTCGACCCCGGAAGCTCCGCGTACGACCTCTCCTCGTCCGACCTCGGCGTGCTCGACGTCGCCGGCGCGTCGTTCGCAGGCGACGTCGAGCCGCTCGACGACGACGCCTTCGAGGCGCAGCCGATCGAGGAGGAGCCGCTCGTCGCGGCCGCGGCGCCGGCGGCATCCGCGATGCCGCAGTTCGCACCCGAGCTCGAGCCGGAGGCCGTCGCGATCGTCGACGAGCCCGAGGACGACGCCGCTCCGGCGACGGCGCGCGCGTCCGTCGACCTCACGCCGGCGCTGCGCGAGCGCCTCCACGAGACGCTCGAGAAGGTCGCGTGGGAGGCGTTCTCGGAGCTCTCCGAGCAGGTCGTGAAGCAGGTGCTCGAGCGCGTCGAGGCCATCGCGTGGGAGGTGATCCCGCAGATGACCGAGGCGCTGATCCGCGACGAGATCCGGCGCATGAAGGGCGAGGACGAGTCCGCGGACTGA